A region of the Paracoccus pantotrophus genome:
CCTGCCGCGGTCAGGAGCATGGGGCGAAATCGCCGATGCGGCAACAGGCCCGCCGGCTGCGGGCGGATTCCCGCGCGCATGAAAAAGGCCGCCGGATCGTTCCGGCGGCCTTTCCTTTCGGTTCGGCAGGGCTCAGTCCAGCGGCTTCAGCCGCGCCTCGATCTGCGCGCGCTGCCCTTCCAGGAAGGGCGGCAGCGACAGCGTCTCGCCTAGGCTCTCCAGCGGCTCGTCCACGGCGAAGCCGGGATCGTCGCTGGCGATCTCGAACAGGTTGCCGCCCGGCTCGCGGAAATAGAGCGAGCGGAAATAGTAGCGTTCGACCTCGCCCGAATTGGGCACCCGCATCCCGCTCAGCCGCCTGGCCCATTCGTGAATGGCCGGCTTGTCGGGCACGCGGAAGGCGACGTGATGCACCCCGCCCGCGCCCTGGCGCGCCGTGGGCAGGTCGGGCTGGACCGCGACATGCAGCTCGGCCGCGGGGCCGCCCTGGCCCATCTCGTAGACATGGACCGTGCCGTGCCCGTCGGGGCTGGCATAGTCGCGGACCTTGCGCAGGCCCATCACCTGGGTCAGCACCAACTCGGTCGGGGCCAGGTCCGGCACCGAGATGGTGATCGGCCCCAGCCCGTGGATCTGGTGCTGCACCGGCACCGGGCTTTTCGCCCAGGGCGCGGGCTCGGCATCGGGCGCGTCCGCGGTCAGGCGGAAACGCTGGCCCTCGGGATCCTCGAAATCGAGGCTGGCGCGGGTGTCGATCTCGGCGATCCGCCCCACGGTCAGGCCGCGGTCCCGAAGCCGCCCGGCCCAGTAGTCGAGGCTGTCGCCCGCGACCCGCAGCCCGGTGCGGCTGATCGAATGGGTGCCGCGCCGCTCGGGCGCCGCCGGCCAGTCGAAGAAGGTCAGGTCGGTCCCGGGCCGGGCCAGCCCGTCGGCATAGAACAGGTGATAGGCGCTGGTGTCGTCCTGGTTGACGGTCTTCTTGACCAGCCGCAGCCCCAACGTGTCGGTATAGAACCGCTTGTTGCCGGGCGCATCGGCGGTGATTGCCGTCAGGTGGTGAATTCCGGTCAGCTCCATGATGGGCCTCCTTTCTCTTGGCATCAATATCGGGCATCGCGGC
Encoded here:
- a CDS encoding ring-cleaving dioxygenase — its product is MELTGIHHLTAITADAPGNKRFYTDTLGLRLVKKTVNQDDTSAYHLFYADGLARPGTDLTFFDWPAAPERRGTHSISRTGLRVAGDSLDYWAGRLRDRGLTVGRIAEIDTRASLDFEDPEGQRFRLTADAPDAEPAPWAKSPVPVQHQIHGLGPITISVPDLAPTELVLTQVMGLRKVRDYASPDGHGTVHVYEMGQGGPAAELHVAVQPDLPTARQGAGGVHHVAFRVPDKPAIHEWARRLSGMRVPNSGEVERYYFRSLYFREPGGNLFEIASDDPGFAVDEPLESLGETLSLPPFLEGQRAQIEARLKPLD